The Streptomyces sp. NBC_00435 nucleotide sequence TCGCGCCGAGCACCGCCACCTGGGTCGCGCGCTTGAGGCCCTCGCCACCCATCAGCCGGACGTAGGACCAGGAGATCGGCAGGATGCCGGCCGAACCCCACGGCGCGGCCGAGATCGGACCGACGCCCGTCTCGGGACCGGCGGTCGGCTGCAGCGGGTGGTTGGGCAGGTACGGGGCCAGGTGCGCCCGGACACCGACCGGGCCCACGCCCGGACCGCCGCCGCCGTGCGGGATGCAGAAGGTCTTGTGCAGGTTCAGGTGCGAGACGTCGCCGCCGAAGTGACCCGGCTTGGCCAGGCCCACCAGGGCGTTGAGGTTGGCGCCGTCCACGTAGACCTGGCCGCCGGCGTCGTGCACCTGGGCGCAGATGTCGGCGACGTGCTCCTCGAACACACCGTGCGTGGAGGGGTAGGTGATCATCAGTACGGCGAGCTCGTCGCGGTACTGCTCGATCTTGGCGCGCAGGTCGTCCGCGTCCACCTCGCCGTCGTCGGCGGTCTTGACGACGACCACCTTCATGCCGGCCATCACGGCGCTGGCGGCGTTGGTGCCGTGCGCGGAGGACGGGATCAGGCAGATGGTGCGCTGCTCGTCGCCGTTGGCCCGGTGGTAGGCGCGGACGGCCAGCAGGCCGGCGAGCTCACCCTGGGAGCCGGCGTTCGGCTGGATGGAGACCTTGTCGTAGCCGGTGACCTCGCAGAGACGTTCCTCCAGCTCGGTGATGAGCGTGAGGTACCCCCCGGCCTGCTCGACCGGGGCGAACGGGTGCAGCTGGCCGAACTCGGGCCAGGTGACCGGCTCCATCTCGGTGGTCGCGTTGAGCTTCATCGTGCAGGAGCCCAGCGGGATCATGCCGCGGTCCAGCGCGTAGTCCTTGTCCGAGAGCTTGCGCAGGTAGCGCAGCATCGCGGTCTCGGAGCGGTGCTGGTGGAACACCGGGTGGGTCAGGTACGCGTCCGTGCGCAGCAGCCCCTCGGGGAGCGCGTCGGCCGTGGTGGCGTCGAGCGCCTCCAGGTCGGCGGTGACCCCGAAGGCCGCCCACACCGCGTCGATGTCGGCGCGCAGGGTGGTCTCGTCACAGGCGACGGAGACCAGGTCGTCGTCTACCTGGAACAGGTTGACGCCGCCCTCGCGGGCCGCGGCCACGACCTCGGCCGCACGGCCCGGGACCCGGGCGGTGACGGTGTCGAAGTAGGCACCGTGCACGACCTCGACCCCGCCGGCCGTCAGACCGGCGGCGAGCAGAGTGGCGTAGCGGTGGGTGCGGCGGGCGATCGTCCGCAGCCCGTCCGGGCCGTGGTAGACGGCGTACATGCCGGCCATGACGGCGAGCAGCACCTGTGCGGTGCAGATGTTGCTGGTGGCCTTCTCCCGGCGGATGTGCTGCTCACGGGTCTGCAGCGCCAGGCGGTAGGCCTTGTTGCCGTCCGCGTCCACGGACACGCCGACGAGGCGGCCGGGCAGCGAGCGGGCGTGCTTGGCCTGGACGGCCATGTAGCCGGCGTGCGGTCCGCCGAAGCCCATCGGGACGCCGAAGCGCTGGGTGGTGCCGACCGCGATGTCCGCGCCCAGCTCGCCCGGCGAGGTCAGCAGGGTCAGGGCGAGCAGGTCGGCGGAGACGGCGACGACGGCGCCGAGCTCGTGCGCCTGGTCGATGACCGACTTGATGTCCCGTACGGCACCGGAGGCGCCCGGGTACTGGACCAGTACGCCGTAGACGCCGCGCTCGGCGATCTCGGCCGGAATGCCCGCGGACAGGTCGGCGACGACGACCTCGATGCCGATCGGCTCGGCGCGGGTCTCGATCACCGCGATGGTCTGCGGCAGCGCGTCGGCGTCGATGAGGAAGACGTTGCCCTTGGCCTTGCCCACGCGGCGGGCCAGGGTCATGGCCTCGGCGGCCGCGGTGCCCTCGTCGAGCAGGGAGGCACCGGAGGTCGGCAGGCCGGTCAGCTCGGCGACGACGGTCTGGAAGTTCAGCAGGGCTTCGAGGCGGCCCTGGGAGATCTCCGGCTGGTACGGCGTGTACGCCGTGTACCAGGCCGGGTTCTCCATGACGTTGCGCAGGATCACCGGCGGCGTGAAGGTGCCGTAGTAACCCAGGCCGATCATGGAGGAGAGGACCTGGTTGCGGTCGGCGAGCTGACGCAGCTCGGCGAGCACCTCGGCCTCGGTCCGCGCCTCGGGCAGGTTCAGCGCGGCGGTGGTCCTGATCACATCCGGTACCGCGGCGGCGGTCAGTTCGTCCAGGGAGCCGTAGCCCACCTGGGCGAGCATCTTCGCCTGCGCCTCGGCATCCGGGCCGATGTGGCGCTGCTCGAAGGGGATGCCTCGCTCCAGCTGGGAGAGCGGAATGCGGTTGGCGGTCATGTACGGAGGCCTCCTGGTCGTACGACCTGCGAGGGGTGCCTCGGCGCGGGCACCCGGACGGCCTCCCCCTCTGTCATCTCAACCTGAGAGTTTCACCGGGCCGCTCGAGGATCGCTCGCGTGGTCCGGCTTTCACCGTCGGTGAGGAGAGGGACCGGCACTGCGCGCCCGGTACCTGCCCCTGCTTTCCAGAGTGGCCTCACCTCGTGCGGTACGTATGCCTGAGAGATTCCGGGGAGGATTTGCTCCTTCGGCGCCTCCGTCGAACTCACTCGGAGGACTCTCCCGCACAGGGTCAACAGCCGTCACCCAGCCTACCAGCGAGGATCTGGGCGCTCCCTCGAGTGGCCCCCCCTCCGGAAATGCACTTTTGTAGTCATTACGGAGGAGTTGCGACCAAAAGGAGGGACCGGACCGTGCAGACCGACATCGATCCGCGCAGCCTGATCGGCCGCAAGGCGTTCGACCGCAATGGCACCAAGATCGGCACCGTGGACGAGGTCTACCTCGACGATGCCACGGGCGTCCCGGAATGGGCCGCCGTACGGACGGGCCTGTTCAGCCGGGACGCCTTCGTCCCGCTGGAGCCCAGCGAGGTGGTGGGCGACACCCTGCGCGTGCCCTTCGAACGCTCCCTCATCAAGGACGCCCCGGACTTCGGTGTCGGCCGCCACCTCTCCCCCGAACAGGAGCTGCAGCTCTACCACCACTACGGCCTGGACCTCGCCCTGCCCAGCGACTTCCGCCACGACTTCGGCCACAACCCGTCCGAGGACACCTGACCGACCGCCCCGGCCCTCAGGCGCGCTTCGGGGCCGCAGCCCCCGCCCCCGGGTCCCCGACCAGTGGCATCGGGTCGGACGGCTCCAGCTCGGGGTCGTCCACCAGGAACGTCCGCACCCGGCCCGGCTCCGAACCGGGCTGCTCGAACCGTACGGTCACCCGCCCGACCCCGCTGCCCTGCACCCACCCGGGCCCGTGCACCGCGTGCCGCACATCACTCCCGGCCGGCCACCGCCGCTCGGGCACCGGCCCGGGCTGCCCGTCCCCGCCGCCTTCCGGATCCTTCCCCCGACCCGGGTCCGCTTCCCGTCCCACGGCGGAGGCGGCCGTCACGACCGGCTCCCGCCCCGGTTCCCCACCGGACGGCGGGACCCCGTCGGTCGCGGCCGTCCCTGCCGCCCCGGATGCCCCGGCTGCCCCTGCCGTCTCCGCGTTCCCGCCCGTACCGGCACCGGATCCCGGCCCGGCAGCCGTCCCGGCCGCTGTCCCAGCACTCCCACCGACCCCGTCCGGCCCAGTGGGCCCGGCGGACCCACGGCTCCCGCCCTCGGCGCCCTCCCCGCCCTCCTGGGCGGCGGCAGCGGCCACCGCGAAGGCGAAGAGATCCTCCTGCGTATAGTCCGCGAGCCCGGTGACGCCGACCCCCAGCAGCCGCACCCCTCCCGTGGTGTCCACGGACTCCAGCAGCCGCCCCGCCGCCTCCCGCACCACCGTGGGGTCGTCCGTGGGCCCCCGCAGGGTCTCGGAACGGGTCAGGGTGGAGAAGTCGTAGCGCCGCACCTTGAGCACGATGGTCCGCCCCGAATGCCCCGAGCCCCGCAGCCGCTCCACGCACCGGTCCGCGAGCCGCTGCACCTCGGTGCGGATCCGCACCCGGTCGTGCAGGTCGACGTCGAAGGTGTCCTCCACCGACACGGACTTCGCGTCCCGCTCGGCGACCACCGGCCGCTCGTCCAGCCCCAGCGCCATCCGGTACAGCCCCACCCCGTGCGAGCGCCCCACCATGCGGACCAGTTCGTCCTCACCGGCTTCGGCCAGCTCCCCCACGGTGGTGATCCCGGCCCGCCGCAGGTGCTCCCCGGTGGCCGGCCCGACCCCGGGCAGGGTCCGTACCGACATCGGTGCCAGGTGCTCCCGCTCCGTGCCGACCTCGATCAGCAGCAGCCCGGCCGGCTTGGCCTCCTCCGAGGCCACCTTGGCAAGCATCTTGGACCCCGCCAGCCCCACCGATCCGCTGAGCCCCGTCGCGGTGGTGATATCGGCCCGCAGCCGCTCACCGGTGGCCCGGGCGGTCTCCGCGTCGAAGGCCACGCCGCCCGCCTCCAGGTCCACGAAGGCCTCGTCCAGACTGAGCGGCTCGACGAGCGGGGAGAGCTCCCGCAGGAGGCCCATGACCGTGTCACTGACCTCGCGGTACAGGCTGAAGCGCGGGATCAGGCACGCGCCGTTCGGGCAGAGCCGGCGCGCCTGGGCCATCGGCATCGCCGAATGCACCCCGAACCGCCTGGCCTCGTAGGAGGCGGTGGCCACGACTCCGCGGGGCCCGAGCCCACCGACGATGACGGCCTTGCCGAGCAGGCTCGGCTTCGACGCCTGCTCCACGGAGGCGTAGAAGGCGTCCATGTCCAGGTGCAGGATGGTCGGCGCGGCTCTCACAGCCCCGATGCTGCCCTACGCCACTGACAATCGGCCCGAAGGCGACCGCACCGGCCGGCCCGAGCCGGGCGGTCCCGGCGGCGGGCCCCGTACGGGACCGGACGGACCACTCGGCCCTCGGTCCCGACACCGGGCGGGCACACTCCCCGGGACGTTGGCGCCACCGGCCCCCGGCCCCGGCCCCGCCGCCTCAGACGGCCCGGTTCCTCCGGGCGGCCAGCTCATCCGCCGGGTTGTGCCCGACCACCGTCTCGCCCGTGTCCACGCGCTCCCCGTGCAGCTGCGACAGCGCGTTCTCGACATCGCGCCAGACCACGCCCACGGCGATCCCGAAGACTCCCTGACCACCCTGGAGCAGACTGACGACCTGGTCCGGCGAGGTGCACTCGTACACGGTGGCGCCGTCGCTCATCAGCGTCATGCGCTCCAGGTCCGAGAAACCCCGGTCGCGCAGGTGCTGCACGGCGGTACGGATGTTCTGGAGGGCCACCCCGGTGTCCAGGAAGCGTTTGACGATCTTCAGGACGACCACGTCCCGGAAGCTGTACAGGCGCTGCGTGCCCGACCCGTACGCGGGACGCACCGTGGGCTCCACCAGCCCGGTCCGCGCCCAGTAGTCGAGCTGCCGGTAGGTGATGCCGGCCGCGGCACACGCCGTCGGCCCGCGGTACCCGACCTGCTCCGGGGCCGACTCGCCACCCTGGGGCCCCACCGGCCCCATCGAAGCGACCGGCGCGGGCTCCGGCTGACGGCGCGCGGAGTTCACCGCACCACCGTGCAGCGGGTACGGCCCACCGTCACTCCGTGCGGGGATGCCCCCGGTCATACCGTCGCCCGTGACTCTCACGCCGACCCTCCGTCCTTGACCTGCCATCTCGAAGGTAGGCAGTCACCAGGGGTGCGTCAACGATCGCCACACTCGGCACGCCGAGTGATAATCACCCTGAGAGTGGTTTCCCGTACCCCATTGCGGGGAAAGGCTACTCGAATGGGCTGAAATATCCGGGAGGACGGCGCGACCCGCGCCTCACTGCGGGCCGGTGCCGAAGTCCTCTGGGGAGATCTGGTCGAGGAACTCGCGGAACTTCTCCACCTCGTCCTCCTGCTCGTCCGGGATCGCGATTCCGGCGTCGTCCAGCACACCGTCGCTGCCGTAGATCGGCGTCCCGGTCCGCAGGGCGAGTGCTATGGCGTCGGAGGGCCGCGCACTCACCTCGACTCCACTGGCGAAGACGAGCTCCGCGTAGAAGACGCCCTCCCGCAGATCCGTGATCCGGACTTCGGTGAGCTCCTCGCCGACCGCCTCCAGCACGTCCTTGAAAAGGTCGTGCGTCAGCGGGCGGGCAGGAGCCATGCCCTGCTGCGCGAAGGCAATGGCAGTAGCCTCCCCTGGTCCGATCCAGATGGGGAGGTACCGGTCGCCTCCCACTTCACGCAGGAGCACGATCGGTTGGTTCGAGGGCATTTCCACCCGGACACCCACAACGTCGAGCTCGTTCACACAGCAACCCTAGGACCTGGTCGGCAGGTTTGGGTAGTCGGGCTCCCTCAAGGCTCCCCCGAAACCCGGCCGAAACCCGGCCGGAACCGCCCGGAACCCGCCCGGGAGGCCGCCGGCTCAGTGCAGACGCACCCCGAGAGCCGTCTGCACGAGAGCCTCGTGCAGCCGTACGGAGAGCCCCGCGAGCTCCTTCAGGGTGGCCTCCGCATGGGCCCTGGTCTGCGGATTGCGGTGCCGGCGCAGCGGCGAGACGACCTGCTCCACCAGGCCGGCCTCCCGGTCGGCGGCTGCCTTCATCGCCCGCAGGTGGCGCGGCTCCAGGCCGAACCGCCCGAGATCGGCCACGAGACGGGCCACGGTGACCGCCTCGGCGTCGAACCCGCCGCCGGGCGCCTCCGCGATCAGCCCGTACGACTCCCACTCAACGAGCTGTACCTCGTCCACCTCGGCGGCCGCGATCAGCTCGGCGCGCCCCACCCGGGCCACGGTCGGCCGCTCCCGGCCCACCTCGCCGTAGAGGGCGACGGGGCTCGCGGGGTCGACGGACTCCCCGTTCGCCGTGGGCGCCGGGATGCGGATCTGCTCGCCCCGCGCGAGCGCGTCGAGCTGCTCGCGGATGACCTTCAACGGAAGGTAGTGGTCGCGCTGGAGGCGCAGGATGTGGGCGAGGCGCTCCACGTCGTCGGTGCTGAACTTGCGATATCCCGAAGGTGTGCGTCTGGGCTCGACGAGCCCTTCCGCCTCCAGGAACCGGATCTTCGAGATCGTGACTTCGGGGAACTCGTCACGCAACATGGTGAGCACCGTTCCGATGCTCACCAGCCGCCCGCCCGAGGCCCCTGTGCCGGCGGTGCCGCCCTTTGCGGCACCGCCTGCCGGGAAACGCAGCATGGGACCTTCCCTTGAAGGGTCAGTGCCCCCGCAGGCTCGCGTAGAAGACCAGCCGGTACTTGCCGATCTGCACTTCGTCGCCGTTGTGGAGGGAGACGGAGTCGATCGGTTCACGGTTCACGTACGTGCCGTTGAGGCTGCCGACGTCGGCGACGGTGAATCCTCCGTCGTGGCTCCTGCGGAATTCGACATGCCGCCGGGAGACGGTGACGTCGTCCAGGAAGATGTCGCTCTGAGGGTGCCGGCCGGCCGTCGTCAGCTCACCGTCCAGGAGGAACCGGCTGCCGGAGTTCGGGCCGCGCCGCACGATCAGCAGAGCGGAACCCGGCGGCAGCGCTTCCACCGCGGCCTGAGCCTCGGGGGACAGCGAGGACGACACGTGCGTCTGTCCCGACACCTCGGCCTCATAGGCCTCCAGGCCCGAGATCGAGATGGTGGACGTGGTCTCCGAGGCACGCTCCGGCGTCAGGCCCGCCCGCAGCGGCGCCCCGCAGTTGGAGCAGAATCGGCTCGCCGCATCGCTGCGGTGCCCGCACCTGCTGCAAATCTGCTCGGCCGACATGGACGGCTCCTCGCGCCGCGGCTGCCCCGCGGAGGCATTGGTGGCATACGGGTCGGGGGCAAACCCTCCACCCGTACTTGAGGTTGATGGTTCACCGAAACCTATGCGTCCGGTACCGGCAGGGTCAACAGCCGACGCGCCGTGCGCGCCCGAAATGTCACCCGCGCCGGCGACCTCGTCCCGGAAGAGCGGCCGGTCGCCCTGCTCTTCCACCTCCCCATGCCCCGCCCGGTGCCTGGCCGCACCACTTTCTTCGCGGTTCTTCTTGCCGAACAACTTCTCAAACAACTTCACGGGCGATTCCCCTTGACCGAAACAGACCCGCCCGTGGGGCAGGACGAACTCCGAATGCAACACCTGCCGACCCGGACATACTCACAACGTCCGTAACCATCAGACAGTTTCCACCACGTACCGCGACTTCGGTGCGCCGACCCCCCGCAGGCATTCGCCCGCGTGAGCCGGTCTCCCGCTCGTCCCCCATCACGACGATGACGACCGAGCGTAGTCAGGCTGCTTCGCAGCCCGCAAGGCATCCACAACGATCTTCGCCGGACGTGTGACGGTGACGACCGCCTGTTCCTTCTCCAGCGACTGGACGACACCACCGGGAATGTTGAGCGCCGGCTCCAGGTCCTGCGGCTTGCCGATGACCTTGAACTCGTACGGCTGTGTGATCTTCTTACCGTCGATCGCGA carries:
- the gcvP gene encoding aminomethyl-transferring glycine dehydrogenase: MTANRIPLSQLERGIPFEQRHIGPDAEAQAKMLAQVGYGSLDELTAAAVPDVIRTTAALNLPEARTEAEVLAELRQLADRNQVLSSMIGLGYYGTFTPPVILRNVMENPAWYTAYTPYQPEISQGRLEALLNFQTVVAELTGLPTSGASLLDEGTAAAEAMTLARRVGKAKGNVFLIDADALPQTIAVIETRAEPIGIEVVVADLSAGIPAEIAERGVYGVLVQYPGASGAVRDIKSVIDQAHELGAVVAVSADLLALTLLTSPGELGADIAVGTTQRFGVPMGFGGPHAGYMAVQAKHARSLPGRLVGVSVDADGNKAYRLALQTREQHIRREKATSNICTAQVLLAVMAGMYAVYHGPDGLRTIARRTHRYATLLAAGLTAGGVEVVHGAYFDTVTARVPGRAAEVVAAAREGGVNLFQVDDDLVSVACDETTLRADIDAVWAAFGVTADLEALDATTADALPEGLLRTDAYLTHPVFHQHRSETAMLRYLRKLSDKDYALDRGMIPLGSCTMKLNATTEMEPVTWPEFGQLHPFAPVEQAGGYLTLITELEERLCEVTGYDKVSIQPNAGSQGELAGLLAVRAYHRANGDEQRTICLIPSSAHGTNAASAVMAGMKVVVVKTADDGEVDADDLRAKIEQYRDELAVLMITYPSTHGVFEEHVADICAQVHDAGGQVYVDGANLNALVGLAKPGHFGGDVSHLNLHKTFCIPHGGGGPGVGPVGVRAHLAPYLPNHPLQPTAGPETGVGPISAAPWGSAGILPISWSYVRLMGGEGLKRATQVAVLGANYIAKRLEPHYPVLYTGPGNLVAHECIIDMRPLSKSTGVSIDDIAKRLIDYGFHAPTMSFPVAGTLMIEPTESEDLAEIDRFCDAMIAIRAEIERVAGGEWPVDDNPLANSPHTAAALGGEWNHPYSRDEAVFPGGVSAAEKYWPPVRRIDGAFGDRNLVCSCPPLDEYDN
- a CDS encoding PRC-barrel domain-containing protein produces the protein MQTDIDPRSLIGRKAFDRNGTKIGTVDEVYLDDATGVPEWAAVRTGLFSRDAFVPLEPSEVVGDTLRVPFERSLIKDAPDFGVGRHLSPEQELQLYHHYGLDLALPSDFRHDFGHNPSEDT
- a CDS encoding DNA polymerase IV, which gives rise to MRAAPTILHLDMDAFYASVEQASKPSLLGKAVIVGGLGPRGVVATASYEARRFGVHSAMPMAQARRLCPNGACLIPRFSLYREVSDTVMGLLRELSPLVEPLSLDEAFVDLEAGGVAFDAETARATGERLRADITTATGLSGSVGLAGSKMLAKVASEEAKPAGLLLIEVGTEREHLAPMSVRTLPGVGPATGEHLRRAGITTVGELAEAGEDELVRMVGRSHGVGLYRMALGLDERPVVAERDAKSVSVEDTFDVDLHDRVRIRTEVQRLADRCVERLRGSGHSGRTIVLKVRRYDFSTLTRSETLRGPTDDPTVVREAAGRLLESVDTTGGVRLLGVGVTGLADYTQEDLFAFAVAAAAAQEGGEGAEGGSRGSAGPTGPDGVGGSAGTAAGTAAGPGSGAGTGGNAETAGAAGASGAAGTAATDGVPPSGGEPGREPVVTAASAVGREADPGRGKDPEGGGDGQPGPVPERRWPAGSDVRHAVHGPGWVQGSGVGRVTVRFEQPGSEPGRVRTFLVDDPELEPSDPMPLVGDPGAGAAAPKRA
- a CDS encoding MerR family transcriptional regulator, which encodes MRVTGDGMTGGIPARSDGGPYPLHGGAVNSARRQPEPAPVASMGPVGPQGGESAPEQVGYRGPTACAAAGITYRQLDYWARTGLVEPTVRPAYGSGTQRLYSFRDVVVLKIVKRFLDTGVALQNIRTAVQHLRDRGFSDLERMTLMSDGATVYECTSPDQVVSLLQGGQGVFGIAVGVVWRDVENALSQLHGERVDTGETVVGHNPADELAARRNRAV
- a CDS encoding bifunctional nuclease family protein produces the protein MNELDVVGVRVEMPSNQPIVLLREVGGDRYLPIWIGPGEATAIAFAQQGMAPARPLTHDLFKDVLEAVGEELTEVRITDLREGVFYAELVFASGVEVSARPSDAIALALRTGTPIYGSDGVLDDAGIAIPDEQEDEVEKFREFLDQISPEDFGTGPQ
- the ftsR gene encoding transcriptional regulator FtsR, whose translation is MLRFPAGGAAKGGTAGTGASGGRLVSIGTVLTMLRDEFPEVTISKIRFLEAEGLVEPRRTPSGYRKFSTDDVERLAHILRLQRDHYLPLKVIREQLDALARGEQIRIPAPTANGESVDPASPVALYGEVGRERPTVARVGRAELIAAAEVDEVQLVEWESYGLIAEAPGGGFDAEAVTVARLVADLGRFGLEPRHLRAMKAAADREAGLVEQVVSPLRRHRNPQTRAHAEATLKELAGLSVRLHEALVQTALGVRLH
- a CDS encoding FHA domain-containing protein; this translates as MHSEFVLPHGRVCFGQGESPVKLFEKLFGKKNREESGAARHRAGHGEVEEQGDRPLFRDEVAGAGDISGAHGASAVDPAGTGRIGFGEPSTSSTGGGFAPDPYATNASAGQPRREEPSMSAEQICSRCGHRSDAASRFCSNCGAPLRAGLTPERASETTSTISISGLEAYEAEVSGQTHVSSSLSPEAQAAVEALPPGSALLIVRRGPNSGSRFLLDGELTTAGRHPQSDIFLDDVTVSRRHVEFRRSHDGGFTVADVGSLNGTYVNREPIDSVSLHNGDEVQIGKYRLVFYASLRGH